A single window of Thermodesulfovibrionia bacterium DNA harbors:
- the murD gene encoding UDP-N-acetylmuramoyl-L-alanine--D-glutamate ligase, translating to MITEDMDITVESLKNKNVLVVGLARSGTGAANLLSFFGANVTVTDTRPQSSLEGEMKRLSQSVKAITGGNPEEAFTSADLIVVSPGVPMKISPIVNAMKIGIPVIGELELAYEIVKSYKSKVKSETPDFIGITGTNGKSTTTTLIDLMLRESGFHTMLGGNIGAALTEEIYKLASVAAGLSDIDLIVAEISSFQLESIKYFRPKIALIMNITPDHLDRYDTLNDYAEAKERIYENQGEGDYLILNADDTLLKKIESEKLRSKQVKPDVLYFSLRDEVIGIYYKDGIIYYNLPSKLSDVLHPSIGEGRSQLISVSKMKIKGTHNLENAMAASLTAILSGASAEGVRNVLADFTGLEHRNEVVRILNGITFINDSKGTNVGAVEKSLENFESVILIMGGRDKGGDFSALRDLVKDKVKLLVLLGEAKEKIADSLGDIVPIEYAKDMKSAVELSVSRASEGDTVLLSPGCTSFDMFKDFEDRGRIFKEAVNAIRSS from the coding sequence ATGATAACAGAGGATATGGATATTACAGTTGAAAGCCTGAAGAATAAAAATGTCCTGGTTGTCGGGCTTGCAAGGAGCGGGACAGGCGCGGCAAACCTGCTCTCTTTTTTCGGCGCGAACGTGACGGTCACAGATACAAGGCCGCAGAGTTCACTTGAGGGAGAGATGAAAAGGCTGTCACAGTCTGTTAAGGCGATAACAGGCGGAAACCCTGAGGAGGCTTTCACCAGCGCTGACCTGATAGTCGTGAGCCCCGGCGTTCCGATGAAGATATCTCCTATAGTAAATGCGATGAAGATAGGTATCCCGGTAATAGGCGAACTTGAGCTTGCGTATGAAATAGTTAAAAGTTATAAATCCAAAGTTAAGAGTGAAACTCCTGATTTTATCGGGATAACAGGCACGAACGGGAAATCAACCACGACCACGCTGATAGACCTGATGCTGAGGGAGTCGGGGTTTCATACTATGCTCGGAGGCAATATCGGCGCAGCCCTGACAGAGGAGATATATAAGCTTGCATCCGTAGCTGCAGGCCTGAGCGATATTGATCTTATAGTTGCTGAGATATCAAGCTTTCAGCTTGAGTCGATAAAATATTTCAGGCCGAAGATAGCCCTGATAATGAATATAACACCAGACCATCTTGACCGTTATGATACGCTCAACGATTATGCCGAAGCCAAGGAAAGGATATATGAGAATCAGGGCGAGGGTGATTATCTGATACTTAACGCGGATGACACTCTGCTGAAAAAGATCGAGAGCGAAAAGCTGAGATCCAAACAGGTAAAACCAGATGTTCTTTATTTCAGCCTCAGAGATGAGGTGATTGGAATTTATTATAAAGACGGAATCATTTATTATAATCTGCCCTCAAAATTATCTGATGTCCTTCATCCTTCGATAGGAGAAGGCAGGTCACAGTTGATAAGTGTCAGCAAGATGAAGATAAAAGGCACTCATAATCTTGAGAATGCCATGGCTGCGTCTCTAACAGCGATCTTATCAGGGGCTTCCGCAGAAGGTGTCAGGAATGTGCTGGCAGATTTCACCGGGCTTGAGCACAGGAACGAGGTAGTCCGTATCCTTAACGGCATAACTTTTATCAATGATTCAAAGGGTACAAATGTGGGAGCTGTTGAAAAGTCACTTGAAAATTTTGAGAGTGTGATATTAATCATGGGCGGCAGGGACAAAGGCGGAGATTTTTCCGCATTAAGGGATCTCGTGAAAGATAAGGTCAAGCTGCTTGTGCTTCTCGGAGAGGCGAAGGAGAAGATAGCAGACAGCCTTGGAGATATTGTGCCTATCGAGTATGCCAAAGACATGAAGTCTGCTGTTGAGCTCTCTGTGTCAAGGGCATCTGAAGGCGATACCGTGCTTCTCTCCCCAGGGTGCACAAGCTTTGACATGTTTAAGGATTTTGAAGACCGGGGCAGAATTTTTAAGGAAGCAGTAAATGCAATAAGGAGTTCATAG
- the mraY gene encoding phospho-N-acetylmuramoyl-pentapeptide-transferase, which yields MLYKLLYSLSESYSPLNVFRYITFRTALAIITSLAICFIFAPWLIGKLKKLHYTQYVRDDGPKTHLGKTGTPTMGGILIILSVVISVLLWADLSNKYILIMLLSILGFGMIGLVDDYLKLMKTNSKGLSAWYKFSAQIVLALLIGLVFYYNPQDPNITKLSIPFFKNWLIDLGWFYIPFAILVIVGSSNAVNLTDGIDGLAIGLVGIATLANGALVYISGHAGFSQYLQLLFLPGTGELTVFCGALFGASLGFLWYNSYPAEVFMGDVGSLGLGGALGTLAVITKHEIVLAIVGGIFVIETFSVIIQVASFKLTGKRVFKMAPIHHHFELKGWPEPKVIVRFWIVGIILALLSLTTLKVR from the coding sequence ATGCTGTATAAATTACTTTATTCATTGAGTGAATCGTATTCACCGTTAAATGTCTTCAGGTATATAACATTCAGGACCGCGCTTGCGATCATTACGTCTCTGGCGATATGTTTTATCTTTGCCCCGTGGCTTATAGGAAAGCTGAAGAAGCTGCACTATACCCAGTATGTGAGGGATGACGGCCCCAAGACCCACCTCGGCAAGACAGGCACTCCTACAATGGGCGGCATCCTTATAATCTTATCGGTCGTAATCAGTGTTCTCCTCTGGGCTGACCTGAGCAACAAGTACATACTCATAATGCTCCTTTCTATACTCGGCTTCGGCATGATCGGACTGGTTGATGATTACCTCAAGCTGATGAAGACGAATTCAAAGGGCCTGAGCGCATGGTATAAATTCAGCGCGCAGATAGTGCTTGCCCTGCTGATCGGTCTGGTCTTTTACTACAATCCTCAAGACCCGAATATAACAAAACTGAGCATACCCTTCTTTAAGAACTGGCTCATTGACCTCGGATGGTTCTATATTCCGTTTGCCATCCTTGTAATTGTCGGCTCATCAAATGCTGTCAACCTGACAGACGGCATTGACGGACTTGCGATAGGCCTTGTCGGGATTGCGACACTTGCAAACGGGGCGCTTGTTTATATCTCAGGCCATGCGGGATTTTCACAGTACCTTCAACTGCTTTTCCTTCCGGGCACAGGTGAGCTTACCGTATTCTGCGGCGCGCTCTTCGGCGCCTCGCTCGGTTTCCTCTGGTATAACAGCTATCCGGCAGAGGTCTTTATGGGCGATGTCGGCTCATTGGGATTGGGCGGCGCGCTCGGAACGCTTGCGGTAATTACAAAACATGAGATCGTCCTTGCGATAGTAGGCGGCATCTTTGTAATAGAGACCTTCTCAGTGATAATACAGGTCGCGTCATTCAAACTGACAGGCAAACGCGTCTTTAAGATGGCTCCTATTCACCATCATTTTGAACTTAAGGGCTGGCCCGAGCCAAAGGTCATTGTAAGGTTCTGGATAGTCGGCATCATACTTGCGCTCCTGAGTTTAACGACACTGAAGGTCAGATGA
- the murF gene encoding UDP-N-acetylmuramoyl-tripeptide--D-alanyl-D-alanine ligase, which yields MAGLTVEKVIEATEGRLISGDGGAFTGVSIDTRTIKEGDLFFAIRGERFDGHDFLKEALSRGMGAVVDTQPLSISESKAVVYVGDTLKALQDLAHFIRKERDIPVIAITGSNGKTTTKEMAYAILSKRYKALKNEGNLNNHIGLPLTLTRLTKDDEAAVLELGMNALGEIRRLCEISLPTHGVVTNIGTAHIGMLGSREAIRDAKLEILPGLRVAVLNADDDLLMSGINDFKGEVITFSIKKAAHVTAKDLSLTEKGSAFTLCIKDKGSIDITLKTHGLFNLYNALAAAAVSSSLGISLSDIKEALEAYRPFPMRFEVSRIGDIILINDAYNANPASINESLKEMAAMGAGSRLVAVLGDMFELGVFAEDAHRELGNTLSDMNIDVFVAVGELMNIAADEYVKARGEKPAPVYRFSSSGEAGENIMDILKPGDTVLFKGSRSMKLENAIRGVRHAV from the coding sequence ATGGCAGGTCTGACAGTGGAAAAGGTCATAGAGGCGACAGAAGGAAGGCTCATATCAGGAGACGGCGGAGCCTTCACAGGGGTATCCATTGATACACGCACTATCAAAGAGGGAGATCTCTTTTTTGCCATAAGGGGTGAGAGGTTTGACGGCCATGACTTTTTAAAAGAGGCGCTGAGCAGGGGTATGGGCGCTGTAGTGGATACCCAACCGCTGTCGATTTCTGAAAGCAAAGCGGTTGTTTATGTCGGTGACACATTAAAGGCGCTGCAGGATCTGGCGCACTTTATAAGGAAAGAGCGGGATATCCCTGTTATCGCAATCACCGGCAGCAACGGGAAGACGACCACAAAAGAGATGGCATATGCGATCCTTTCAAAAAGATATAAGGCCTTAAAGAATGAGGGCAACCTTAACAACCATATCGGCCTGCCGCTCACGCTTACGAGGCTTACGAAGGATGATGAGGCGGCTGTGCTGGAGTTGGGCATGAATGCACTTGGAGAGATTAGGAGGCTGTGCGAGATATCGCTTCCAACTCATGGTGTTGTGACAAATATAGGTACTGCGCATATCGGCATGTTAGGCAGCAGGGAGGCGATAAGGGATGCGAAGCTTGAGATACTTCCCGGGCTTAGAGTTGCGGTGCTGAATGCGGATGATGATCTTCTTATGTCAGGCATAAATGACTTTAAAGGGGAGGTCATCACCTTCTCAATAAAGAAAGCCGCGCATGTGACTGCAAAGGATCTGAGCCTGACAGAGAAGGGAAGCGCTTTTACCCTTTGCATAAAGGATAAAGGCAGTATAGATATTACACTTAAAACTCATGGTCTTTTTAATCTTTATAACGCGCTTGCGGCAGCGGCTGTATCTTCTTCGCTCGGCATATCGCTCTCTGATATAAAGGAGGCGCTTGAGGCTTACAGGCCGTTCCCAATGAGGTTTGAGGTAAGCAGGATCGGAGATATAATATTGATCAATGACGCATACAACGCAAACCCTGCCTCGATAAATGAATCGCTGAAAGAGATGGCAGCGATGGGTGCAGGAAGCAGGCTTGTAGCTGTGCTTGGGGATATGTTTGAGCTTGGGGTGTTTGCAGAAGATGCCCACAGGGAACTTGGAAATACGCTTTCAGATATGAATATAGATGTCTTTGTAGCTGTAGGAGAATTGATGAATATTGCCGCTGATGAATATGTAAAAGCAAGAGGAGAGAAACCTGCGCCGGTTTACAGGTTCAGCAGCTCCGGCGAGGCTGGTGAAAATATAATGGATATTCTAAAACCAGGAGATACTGTTTTATTCAAGGGATCGCGCTCGATGAAGTTAGAGAACGCCATAAGAGGTGTCAGACATGCTGTATAA
- a CDS encoding UDP-N-acetylmuramoyl-L-alanyl-D-glutamate--2,6-diaminopimelate ligase, protein MIIADLLEGLEVKEREGSLDTEVMGIAYDSRSVAEGFLFVAIKGLSFDGDDFIKDAINRGATAVLTESPIADMYASYQPSLLSGVTCIEVHDSRNALALISARFYGEPSKKISLVGITGTNGKTTTSYITKSIIEAGGKRAGLLGTIQYIAGETKKAERTTPESLDLQRYLREMLDNGMEYAVIEVSSHALALQRVDQCVFKVAAFTNFTQDHLDFHGSMENYFIAKDKLFNYLGEEGTAVLNWDDPAVREVEERLGCDVVTCGLLEGATIRAENIDDKDGLSFDLITPGGRFRARSEFIGRFNVYNILISVGIAYALGIGEDAILRGIAEARPVSGRFEKVDEGQDFLCIVDYAHTDDALKAVINEARMITKGRVITLFGCGGDRDKTKRELMGDAASELSDLVIVTSDNPRTEDPLQIISDIVKGIKKKNYIEVPDRAEAINKAVSMAEAGDVLLFAGKGHEDYQEISGMRYPFSDKEVLREALKNIKGKK, encoded by the coding sequence ATGATAATAGCCGATCTATTAGAAGGACTGGAGGTAAAGGAGAGGGAGGGCTCATTAGATACTGAGGTCATGGGGATAGCCTATGACTCCAGGTCAGTGGCTGAAGGTTTTTTATTCGTGGCGATAAAGGGGCTCTCTTTTGATGGCGACGATTTTATTAAAGACGCAATAAACAGAGGGGCAACGGCAGTATTAACTGAAAGCCCTATAGCTGATATGTATGCTTCATATCAGCCTTCTCTGCTGAGCGGGGTGACCTGTATTGAGGTTCATGACAGCAGAAACGCTCTGGCTTTGATATCCGCGCGGTTTTATGGTGAGCCTTCAAAAAAGATCTCTCTTGTCGGCATAACCGGCACGAACGGAAAGACGACCACAAGTTATATAACAAAAAGCATAATTGAAGCCGGAGGCAAGAGGGCGGGCCTGCTCGGCACGATCCAGTATATAGCCGGCGAGACAAAAAAAGCGGAACGGACCACGCCCGAGTCTTTAGACCTGCAGAGATATCTCAGGGAGATGCTGGATAACGGGATGGAATACGCAGTGATAGAGGTATCTTCGCACGCGCTTGCCCTTCAGAGGGTTGACCAATGTGTATTTAAGGTGGCTGCGTTTACCAATTTCACACAGGACCATCTTGATTTTCACGGTTCAATGGAGAACTATTTTATTGCGAAAGACAAGCTCTTTAATTACCTTGGGGAAGAGGGTACGGCCGTGCTTAATTGGGATGACCCTGCTGTAAGAGAGGTTGAGGAAAGGCTGGGCTGTGATGTTGTTACATGCGGCCTTTTGGAAGGCGCAACTATCAGGGCGGAGAATATTGATGATAAAGACGGGCTATCTTTTGACCTGATCACACCGGGCGGCAGGTTCAGGGCCAGGTCTGAATTTATCGGCCGCTTCAATGTGTATAACATCCTGATCTCTGTGGGGATAGCATATGCGCTCGGCATAGGCGAGGATGCCATACTCAGGGGTATCGCTGAAGCGAGGCCGGTCAGCGGACGTTTTGAGAAGGTTGATGAAGGCCAGGACTTTTTATGCATAGTTGATTATGCCCATACTGATGACGCGCTTAAGGCTGTGATAAATGAGGCAAGGATGATAACAAAGGGGAGGGTCATAACCCTATTCGGGTGCGGCGGCGACAGGGACAAAACAAAGAGAGAGCTTATGGGCGATGCGGCTTCAGAGCTCAGCGACCTTGTTATCGTGACCTCTGACAATCCCCGAACTGAGGACCCGCTTCAAATAATCAGCGATATTGTTAAAGGCATTAAAAAGAAGAACTATATAGAAGTGCCTGACAGGGCCGAAGCCATAAACAAGGCTGTTTCCATGGCAGAGGCCGGTGATGTGCTGCTCTTTGCAGGCAAGGGGCATGAGGATTATCAGGAGATAAGCGGCATGCGCTACCCTTTCAGTGATAAAGAGGTACTGAGAGAGGCTTTGAAAAATATAAAAGGCAAAAAGTAA
- a CDS encoding penicillin-binding transpeptidase domain-containing protein has protein sequence MANNRRKRIDDTRKLWDEDPEIPQLQKSRKRAFILATFIVFCFFIISVRLFDLMVLQHESLSRKARQQYLRSKTLKPQRGVIWDRNMKEMAINIETDSLFAVPTEVDDIQALSNKLSPVINVSANDLNKTFISKKDKDFVWLSRKMDEETSRNVSSLKSRERLIKEIGLLTETKRYYPKGQTASHLLGYTNIDNKGISGLELTYDEYMRGEEKKVSGGRDARGNRLSQGLEDTLSGNSILLTIDEGLQYIVERELSKAMDEWQAAAAIAIMMNPMTGEILAMANRPAYDPNFPKESTDAERRNRGVTDMYEPGSTLKAFLASAAFEEGTVKLGQMFDCSRGFIVVGGKPVKDAHRHGVLSFQDVIKKSSNVGSIQIGMRLGKEKYYSYLKKFGFGDKSGIDMPGEVGGMLRGPAKWSGTSIGAISIGQEIGVTPLQMVRAYSAIANGGFLMKPYIVSEIISDTGEVIKKNSPVIIERVISAHTAGVITDILKGVTVEGGTGKNAEITGNLVAGKTGTAQKVDPDTGRYSKDKFISSFVGFAPADKPEIALIVVIHEPKGANYGGVVAAPVFKRIVENAFAYLNIPMESDKNHILLVNSSR, from the coding sequence ATGGCTAATAACAGAAGAAAAAGAATTGACGACACCAGGAAGCTATGGGATGAAGACCCTGAAATTCCACAGCTTCAAAAGTCCAGAAAGAGAGCCTTCATTCTGGCAACCTTCATTGTTTTTTGTTTTTTCATCATATCCGTCCGCCTTTTTGACCTTATGGTATTACAGCATGAGTCCCTCTCCAGAAAGGCGAGACAGCAATATCTCAGGTCCAAGACATTAAAGCCTCAGAGAGGGGTTATATGGGACAGGAATATGAAGGAGATGGCGATCAATATTGAGACCGACTCTCTGTTTGCGGTCCCTACTGAAGTAGATGATATTCAAGCGCTTTCAAACAAACTTTCTCCTGTCATAAATGTTTCTGCTAATGATCTCAATAAAACTTTCATTTCAAAGAAAGATAAGGATTTTGTCTGGCTTTCAAGGAAGATGGATGAAGAGACTTCACGCAATGTCAGTTCTCTGAAGAGCAGAGAAAGGTTAATAAAGGAGATCGGCCTTCTGACAGAGACAAAGCGCTATTACCCTAAAGGGCAGACAGCCTCTCACCTCCTGGGCTATACGAATATTGACAACAAGGGCATCTCCGGCCTTGAACTCACATATGATGAATATATGAGGGGCGAGGAGAAGAAGGTCTCAGGCGGCAGAGATGCGCGAGGCAACAGGCTTTCACAGGGGTTAGAGGACACACTCTCAGGCAACAGCATACTGCTTACAATTGATGAGGGCCTTCAGTATATCGTTGAGCGGGAGTTGTCAAAGGCCATGGATGAATGGCAGGCTGCGGCCGCGATAGCTATCATGATGAACCCTATGACAGGCGAGATACTTGCAATGGCAAACAGGCCTGCTTATGACCCGAACTTTCCCAAAGAATCAACAGATGCTGAAAGGCGCAACAGGGGGGTCACAGACATGTATGAGCCCGGGTCTACCTTAAAGGCATTTCTTGCATCTGCGGCTTTTGAGGAAGGGACGGTGAAGCTGGGCCAGATGTTTGACTGCTCAAGAGGGTTTATCGTGGTTGGCGGCAAGCCGGTAAAAGATGCCCACAGGCATGGCGTACTCAGTTTTCAGGATGTCATAAAGAAGTCATCGAATGTCGGGTCGATCCAGATAGGGATGAGGCTTGGAAAGGAAAAATATTACAGCTATCTGAAGAAGTTCGGATTCGGAGACAAGAGCGGCATAGATATGCCCGGAGAGGTAGGCGGAATGCTCAGGGGACCGGCTAAATGGTCAGGCACTTCCATCGGAGCTATATCGATAGGGCAGGAGATAGGAGTAACGCCTCTTCAGATGGTCAGGGCTTATTCTGCTATTGCGAACGGCGGTTTTCTCATGAAGCCGTATATAGTATCCGAGATCATCTCTGATACCGGAGAGGTAATTAAAAAGAATTCTCCTGTCATTATAGAGAGGGTGATATCAGCCCATACGGCAGGGGTTATCACAGACATTCTCAAAGGGGTCACTGTTGAAGGCGGCACCGGCAAGAACGCCGAGATCACAGGCAATCTGGTTGCCGGCAAGACAGGCACGGCACAGAAGGTCGATCCTGATACCGGAAGGTATTCAAAGGACAAGTTTATCAGCTCATTTGTGGGGTTTGCCCCGGCTGACAAACCTGAGATAGCTCTTATAGTCGTCATTCATGAACCCAAAGGCGCTAATTACGGCGGGGTGGTGGCTGCGCCTGTCTTCAAGAGGATAGTTGAGAACGCGTTTGCTTATCTTAATATCCCGATGGAAAGCGACAAGAACCACATACTTCTTGTTAATAGCTCCCGTTAG
- the rsmH gene encoding 16S rRNA (cytosine(1402)-N(4))-methyltransferase RsmH, with amino-acid sequence MAITHVPVMPGEVLEGLNIKDSGIYVDATLGLGGHAELILQKAKVGALIGIDRDEAAIESARERLKDFSNIYFAKESFSNIKAAVSSLGYETVDGILLDIGVSTMQLKAEGRGFSFMKDEPLDMRMDKSQKLSAKEVVNSYHEKDLATLIFVFGEERFSRKIAKAIVNERRKKRIETCSELAAIIENSLKGRGRIHPATRTFQALRIEVNKELDELSAGITSGADMLNPGGRLCVLSYHSLEDRIVKNAFKKLASEGIFHIITRKPLVASRQEIRSNPPSRSAKLRVAERI; translated from the coding sequence ATGGCCATCACTCATGTCCCGGTCATGCCGGGGGAGGTTTTAGAAGGATTGAATATAAAAGACTCAGGTATATACGTGGATGCGACACTCGGACTTGGCGGGCATGCCGAGCTGATATTACAGAAGGCAAAAGTTGGCGCTTTGATAGGCATCGACAGAGACGAGGCGGCGATTGAGTCAGCGAGGGAGAGGCTGAAGGACTTCAGTAATATTTACTTTGCAAAAGAGAGTTTTTCAAACATAAAGGCCGCAGTCAGCAGCCTTGGCTATGAGACGGTTGACGGCATACTGCTTGATATCGGTGTCTCAACCATGCAGCTTAAGGCCGAAGGCAGGGGTTTCAGCTTTATGAAAGATGAGCCTCTTGATATGAGAATGGACAAGAGCCAGAAACTTTCTGCCAAAGAGGTCGTCAACAGTTACCACGAAAAGGATCTGGCGACATTGATCTTTGTGTTCGGCGAGGAGAGGTTCAGCAGAAAGATCGCAAAGGCAATCGTTAATGAGAGAAGAAAGAAGCGCATAGAGACATGCAGTGAACTGGCTGCAATAATAGAAAATTCGCTAAAAGGCAGAGGAAGGATACACCCTGCCACAAGGACCTTTCAGGCTCTGAGAATCGAGGTCAATAAAGAGCTTGATGAGCTTTCAGCCGGAATAACCTCGGGAGCGGACATGCTAAATCCGGGCGGAAGGCTCTGTGTTCTCTCCTATCATTCACTGGAGGACAGGATTGTAAAGAACGCATTCAAGAAACTGGCAAGTGAAGGTATATTCCATATCATCACAAGAAAACCTCTTGTCGCAAGCCGGCAGGAGATAAGATCAAACCCTCCATCAAGGAGCGCAAAACTAAGGGTAGCGGAGAGGATATGA
- the mraZ gene encoding division/cell wall cluster transcriptional repressor MraZ translates to MSSFLGKYYNTLDPKGRIIIPAPFREILSSAKNTKLIIANDAFDHCLCAYPVEEWGNLVGRVKDKPQTMDSVKYFMRRVVGSAVECELDKQGRIQIPSALRVDAGLSSEVVVMGQGNKIEIWEKNALEVVADPTKIDKNAFKKELSDLGI, encoded by the coding sequence GTGTCTAGTTTCTTAGGAAAATATTATAACACGCTGGATCCAAAGGGAAGGATAATCATTCCTGCGCCTTTTCGTGAGATCCTCTCGTCTGCTAAAAACACAAAGCTGATAATTGCAAACGATGCGTTTGACCACTGTCTCTGCGCATATCCGGTTGAAGAGTGGGGCAATCTGGTAGGCAGGGTAAAAGATAAACCACAGACCATGGACTCGGTGAAGTACTTCATGCGCAGGGTCGTGGGCTCTGCCGTTGAGTGCGAACTTGACAAGCAGGGGAGGATACAGATCCCGTCTGCCTTACGTGTAGATGCAGGGCTCAGCAGTGAAGTTGTTGTTATGGGGCAGGGCAACAAGATAGAGATATGGGAAAAGAATGCGCTTGAGGTGGTTGCCGACCCGACCAAGATAGACAAAAATGCCTTTAAGAAAGAGCTTTCAGACCTTGGAATATAA
- the xerD gene encoding site-specific tyrosine recombinase XerD, whose protein sequence is MVDPVQRFIIYLTVEKGLSQNTLEAYGRDIGQFSAYLDENGSGIARFSKKDIDSYLNHLNDSGKGSATRARHLASIRGLCKFMLMEGIITEDPVENRSTPKGWKRIPKVLGIEDVETLLSRPEGKYSLRDSAILEIFYSSGLRVSELVNIKIRDINFEAGFITIMGKGSKERVVPVNEYTLGTIKKYIEELRPEILNKRTSHFLFLRKGGMPMTRQRVFQLVKKYSKGLSCAVSPHTLRHCFASHLLDGGVDLRALQKMLGHTDISTTQIYTKVTPDRLRKVHKKYHPRS, encoded by the coding sequence ATGGTTGATCCTGTCCAAAGATTCATAATCTACCTGACAGTTGAGAAAGGGCTGTCGCAAAACACGTTAGAGGCATACGGGAGAGATATCGGGCAATTTTCTGCCTATCTCGATGAGAACGGGAGCGGCATAGCAAGGTTCAGCAAAAAAGATATTGACTCTTACTTAAACCATCTGAACGATTCAGGTAAAGGATCGGCAACACGAGCAAGGCACTTAGCTTCGATCAGGGGCCTTTGCAAGTTCATGCTGATGGAAGGGATTATCACTGAAGACCCTGTTGAGAACCGCTCAACTCCAAAAGGCTGGAAACGTATCCCTAAGGTTCTGGGCATAGAGGATGTCGAGACACTGCTGAGCAGGCCTGAAGGTAAGTATTCCTTAAGAGACAGCGCGATCCTTGAGATCTTTTATTCCTCAGGCCTCCGCGTAAGTGAATTGGTCAATATCAAGATCAGGGACATAAATTTCGAGGCAGGTTTCATCACAATAATGGGCAAGGGGTCCAAAGAAAGGGTCGTGCCGGTCAATGAATACACACTCGGGACGATAAAAAAATATATCGAAGAATTAAGGCCGGAGATCCTCAACAAAAGAACCAGCCATTTTCTATTTCTTAGAAAAGGCGGCATGCCCATGACAAGACAGAGGGTCTTCCAGCTGGTGAAAAAATATTCAAAGGGCCTCTCCTGCGCAGTGTCGCCGCATACGCTCAGGCACTGCTTTGCAAGCCATCTTCTTGACGGAGGGGTTGACCTCAGGGCGCTTCAAAAGATGCTCGGGCATACAGACATCTCAACAACCCAGATATACACCAAGGTCACACCGGACCGTTTAAGAAAGGTTCACAAAAAATATCACCCGAGAAGTTAG